A window of the Canis lupus baileyi chromosome 8, mCanLup2.hap1, whole genome shotgun sequence genome harbors these coding sequences:
- the GPR61 gene encoding G-protein coupled receptor 61 codes for MESSPIPQSSGNSSTLGRVPQTPGPSTASGVPEVGLQDVASESVALFFMLLLDLIAVAGNAAVMAVIAKTPALRKFVFVFHLCLVDLLAALTLMPLAMLSSSALFDHDLFGEVACRLYLFLSICFVSLAILSVSAINVERYYYVVHPMRYEVRMTLGLVASVLVGVWVKALAMASVPVLGRASREEGAPGLPPGCSLHWSRGAYCQLFVVVFAVLYFLLPLLLILVVYCSMFRVARVAALQRGPLPTWMETPRQRSESLSSRSTMVTSSGAPQTTPHRTFGGGKAAVVLLAVGGQFLLCWLPYFSFHLYVALSAQPISTGQVENVVTWIGYFCFTSNPFFYGCLNRQIRGELSKQFVCFFKPAPEEELRLPSREGSIEENFLQFLQGTGCPTESWAARPLPSPKQETPAVDFRIPGQIAEETSEFLEQQLTSDIIMSDSYLHPAPSPRRES; via the coding sequence ATGGagtcctcccccatcccccagtcATCAGGGAACTCTTCCACTCTGGGGAGGGTCCCTCAGACCCCAGGTCCCTCTACTGCCAGCGGGGTGCCGGAGGTGGGGCTGCAGGACGTGGCCTCAGAGTCCGTGGCCCTGTTCTTTATGCTCCTGCTGGACTTGATCGCCGTGGCCGGCAACGCCGCTGTGATGGCCGTTATTGCCAAGACCCCCGCCCTCCGAAAATTTGTCTTCGTCTTCCACCTCTGCCTGGTGGACCTGCTGGCCGCGCTGACCCTCATGCCCCTGGCCATGCTCTCCAGCTCTGCCCTCTTCGACCACGACCTCTTTGGGGAGGTCGCCTGCCGCCTCTACTTGTTCCTGAGCATATGCTTCGTTAGCCTGGCCATCCTCTCGGTGTCGGCCATCAACGTGGAGCGCTACTATTACGTGGTCCACCCCATGCGCTACGAAGTGCGCATGACGCTGGGGCTGGTGGCCTCCGTGTTGGTAGGGGTGTGGGTGAAGGCCTTGGCCATGGCCTCCGTGCCCGTGTTGGGCCGGGCCTCCCGGGAGGAGGGGgcccccggcctccccccgggcTGCTCGCTGCACTGGAGCCGCGGCGCCTACTGCCAGCTGTTCGTGGTGGTCTTCGCCGTCCTTTACTTCTTGTTGCCTCTGCTCCTCATCCTCGTGGTCTACTGCAGCATGTTCCGGGTGGCCCGGGTGGCCGCCCTGCAGCGCGGCCCGCTGCCCACCTGGATGGAGACGCCCCGCCAACGCTCGGAGTCCCTCAGCAGCCGCTCCACCATGGTCACCAGCTCCGGGGCTCCCCAGACCACCCCGCACCGGACGTTCGGGGGAGGGAAGGCCGCAGTGGTCCTGCTGGCTGTGGGGGGACAGTTCCTGCTCTGTTGGCTGCCCTACTTCTCTTTCCACCTCTACGTTGCCCTCAGTGCTCAGCCCATTTCCACTGGGCAGGTGGAGAACGTGGTGACCTGGATCGGCTACTTCTGCTTCACCTCCAACCCTTTCTTTTATGGGTGTCTCAATCGACAGATCAGGGGGGAGCTCAGCAAGCAGTTTGTCTGCTTCTTCAAGCCAGCTCCAGAGGAGGAGCTGAGGCTGCCCAGCCGGGAGGGCTCCATCGAGGAGAACTTTCTGCAGTTCCTCCAGGGTACCGGCTGTCCCACGGAGTCCTGGGCTGCCcgacccctccccagccccaagcAGGAGACTCCTGCTGTAGACTTTAGAATTCCAGGCCAGATAGCTGAAGAGACCTCTGAGTTCTTGGAGCAGCAACTCACCAGCGACATCATCATGTCGGACAGCTACCTCCATCCGGCCCCCTCACCTCGACGGGAATCGTGA